One stretch of Clostridium sp. Marseille-P299 DNA includes these proteins:
- the yfbR gene encoding 5'-deoxynucleotidase produces the protein MSHFYAMMSRMKYIERWALMRNSYPENISEHSLEVAMLAHALAVISNKRFKNKLNTDRAALIGLFHDSTEIITGDMPTPIKYYNKDIQGAFKEIEKNAANQLLSMLPEDIREEYEKLFFLTEEEEYLGRLVKAADKLSALIKCIEEKKAGNSEFDSARITIEAALHEMKLPEVELFMEEFLPSYYKTLDELR, from the coding sequence ATGAGTCATTTTTATGCTATGATGTCTAGAATGAAGTATATTGAGCGTTGGGCTCTTATGCGTAATTCTTATCCTGAGAATATTAGTGAGCATTCCTTAGAGGTTGCAATGTTAGCACATGCATTGGCAGTTATAAGCAATAAAAGATTTAAGAATAAGCTTAATACGGACCGAGCTGCGTTAATTGGTTTGTTTCATGATTCTACAGAGATTATTACTGGTGATATGCCAACACCGATTAAATACTATAATAAAGACATACAAGGGGCTTTTAAAGAGATTGAAAAGAATGCAGCAAATCAATTATTATCTATGCTTCCAGAAGATATTAGGGAGGAGTATGAAAAGTTATTCTTTTTGACGGAAGAAGAGGAGTACTTAGGTCGACTTGTAAAAGCAGCGGATAAGTTGTCTGCACTTATTAAGTGTATTGAAGAAAAGAAAGCTGGGAATTCGGAGTTTGATAGTGCTAGAATAACGATTGAAGCTGCACTTCATGAAATGAAATTACCTGAAGTTGAGTTATTTATGGAGGAATTTCTTCCGTCTTATTATAAGACTTTGGATGAACTGCGATAA